A region of Spiribacter roseus DNA encodes the following proteins:
- a CDS encoding TVP38/TMEM64 family protein, which produces MMPTRAEWRAAIRRRWPLLWRAMVAVLILIGVAVAWQVGDLSAYTQLEQLLRLGAELRAQPWAIPAILLLYIAAGVAFVPLTVMVVATIVIYGPWGGFSLATAGTLSTALFSYLLGHLLGAEPMRRLGGRTLRRLNAQAGQHGTMIVTALRVLPVAHFHAVSLVAGASSIRFGAYLNGTLIGTVPGIAAIAAVGNQTKRFLLDPDLTGLIVLAGLGVLTLVMFAMIRRWMRRYAGTGDTHDNL; this is translated from the coding sequence ATGATGCCGACGCGGGCTGAATGGCGGGCAGCCATCCGGCGCCGCTGGCCGCTGCTATGGCGGGCGATGGTGGCCGTCCTGATCCTGATCGGCGTGGCGGTTGCCTGGCAGGTCGGCGATCTCAGCGCCTACACCCAACTCGAACAACTGCTGCGCCTGGGCGCCGAGCTGCGCGCCCAGCCATGGGCGATCCCCGCCATCCTGCTGTTATACATCGCCGCCGGCGTCGCCTTTGTGCCGTTGACCGTCATGGTGGTCGCCACGATCGTCATCTACGGGCCCTGGGGCGGATTTTCCCTGGCAACGGCGGGCACCCTGTCGACGGCGCTTTTCAGCTACCTGCTGGGGCATCTGCTGGGCGCCGAGCCCATGCGGCGGCTGGGCGGCCGCACGCTCCGGCGCCTCAACGCGCAGGCAGGCCAGCACGGCACCATGATCGTGACCGCCCTGCGCGTACTGCCGGTGGCGCACTTCCATGCCGTCAGCCTGGTGGCCGGGGCCTCGTCCATCCGCTTCGGGGCGTATCTGAATGGGACACTGATCGGTACCGTCCCGGGCATTGCCGCCATCGCCGCGGTGGGCAATCAGACCAAGCGCTTTCTGCTCGACCCGGACCTCACCGGTCTGATCGTACTGGCGGGGCTCGGCGTGCTCACGCTGGTGATGTTTGCGATGATCCGCCGGTGGATGCGCCGCTATGCCGGAACGGGCGATACTCACGATAATCTTTAG
- a CDS encoding class I fructose-bisphosphate aldolase — protein MDRIGQMQHTIERLTRPGRGILAADESYPTITKRLSDFGIESTEETRRFYRSLLATTPGIGEYVGGIIFFEETLGQRTDEGQLIPAACEAQDIVPGIKVDKGAVELAGSDGEKVTQGLDNLGDRLDGYVEQGALFTKWRNLYQITPELPSRQALEANAEVLARYAAIAQSRGMVPIVEPEVLMDGDHDLARCAAVTEAAQATLFEALRRHRVLLEAIILKPNMVLPGKGQPRPAVETCAEETLRVLRRTVPAAVPSINFLSGGQTSEEATAHLNAINQAEGPKPWVMSFSFSRALQNPVQAAWAGVARNKEAAQQAFLHRARLNSLAREGRYSASMETDQA, from the coding sequence ATGGATCGAATCGGACAGATGCAACACACCATCGAGCGGTTGACCCGCCCCGGACGCGGCATTCTGGCGGCGGATGAAAGCTACCCCACCATCACCAAGCGACTGTCCGATTTCGGCATCGAGTCCACCGAAGAGACCCGACGGTTCTACCGCAGCCTGCTCGCCACCACCCCGGGCATCGGCGAGTACGTCGGCGGCATCATCTTTTTCGAGGAAACCCTCGGTCAGCGCACCGATGAGGGCCAGCTCATCCCCGCCGCCTGCGAGGCGCAGGACATCGTCCCCGGGATCAAGGTCGATAAGGGCGCGGTTGAGCTCGCCGGCAGCGATGGCGAGAAAGTGACCCAGGGCCTGGACAACCTGGGCGACCGACTGGATGGCTATGTCGAACAGGGGGCGCTTTTCACCAAGTGGCGCAACCTCTATCAGATCACGCCGGAGCTGCCGAGCCGCCAGGCCCTCGAGGCGAATGCCGAGGTGCTGGCCCGCTATGCCGCCATCGCCCAGTCGCGCGGGATGGTGCCGATCGTCGAGCCCGAGGTGCTGATGGACGGTGACCATGACCTGGCACGCTGCGCGGCGGTCACCGAGGCCGCTCAGGCCACGCTGTTCGAGGCGCTGCGCCGTCATCGCGTGCTGCTCGAAGCCATCATCCTCAAGCCCAACATGGTCCTGCCGGGCAAGGGTCAGCCACGCCCGGCGGTGGAGACCTGCGCCGAGGAGACCCTGCGGGTGCTGCGACGGACCGTGCCGGCGGCGGTGCCGAGCATCAACTTCCTCTCCGGCGGGCAGACCAGCGAAGAGGCAACCGCCCATCTCAATGCGATAAACCAGGCCGAGGGGCCCAAACCCTGGGTGATGAGTTTTTCGTTCAGCCGTGCCCTGCAGAACCCGGTCCAGGCCGCCTGGGCCGGCGTCGCGCGGAATAAGGAGGCCGCCCAGCAGGCCTTCCTGCACCGCGCCAGGCTCAATTCGCTGGCGCGGGAGGGGCGCTATTCCGCCTCCATGGAGACCGATCAGGCCTGA
- a CDS encoding GTPase/DUF3482 domain-containing protein has product MTDAAPLDIGIVGHTNAGKTSLVRTLTRNRNFGEVEDRGGTTRRVSAATLDDGEATRLRLWDSPGLENAPALLEHLDESSTERHDGLAALRRLLDDADIARRFPEETRVLELTLSCDGLLYVIDVREPVLEKYKDELAVLAASARPIIAVLNFVAADDSRESEWRDALARVTLHTVVAFDARVRSFETELQLYRKIASQLNDFEPTIEAWIAHRESEEAHCRAAARETIATLLVDAAAAQRAIQPTDPNGPDPSLEALREAIRAREQVCSETLLGLYAFADEDYEDQDWPLASGYWPDDVFNADSLKRYARQTAIYAGIGVVLGGALGLATGLMGTRTGLLLGLLVGTGVGAAVALGPPLWRRSYGQQPVCVSDETLERLTARQLHLISALNHRGHATTDTLAGAQSALFENSERVELLREARRHPEWSSLNAAFRDTARRNEVIERISASLPDFYID; this is encoded by the coding sequence ATGACCGACGCCGCCCCCCTCGACATCGGAATCGTCGGGCACACCAACGCCGGCAAGACCTCACTGGTGCGCACGCTCACGCGTAACCGCAATTTCGGCGAGGTCGAGGATCGCGGTGGCACCACCCGCCGGGTGTCGGCGGCAACGCTGGATGATGGCGAGGCCACCCGCCTGCGGCTGTGGGATTCGCCGGGTCTGGAGAACGCGCCGGCGCTGCTCGAGCATCTCGATGAATCAAGCACCGAGCGCCATGACGGACTGGCCGCCCTGCGTCGGCTACTCGACGATGCCGATATCGCCCGCCGGTTTCCCGAGGAAACCCGGGTCCTCGAGCTGACCCTGAGCTGCGATGGCCTGCTCTATGTCATTGACGTCCGCGAACCCGTGCTCGAGAAGTACAAGGACGAGCTCGCGGTCCTCGCCGCCAGCGCGCGCCCGATCATCGCCGTGCTCAACTTCGTGGCGGCGGATGACAGCCGTGAGTCGGAATGGCGCGACGCCCTCGCCCGCGTGACGCTGCACACCGTCGTCGCTTTTGATGCGCGGGTGCGGAGCTTCGAAACCGAGTTGCAGCTCTACCGTAAGATTGCGAGCCAACTCAATGATTTTGAACCGACGATCGAGGCCTGGATCGCCCATCGTGAGAGCGAGGAAGCCCATTGCCGGGCCGCCGCCCGCGAGACCATCGCCACCCTGTTGGTGGATGCCGCCGCGGCCCAGCGCGCCATCCAGCCCACTGACCCCAACGGCCCGGATCCCTCGCTGGAGGCCCTCCGTGAGGCCATTCGGGCCCGCGAACAGGTCTGTAGCGAAACGCTGCTGGGCCTCTACGCGTTCGCCGACGAGGACTATGAGGATCAGGACTGGCCACTGGCGAGTGGTTACTGGCCGGATGATGTCTTCAATGCCGACTCGCTCAAGCGCTACGCCCGCCAGACCGCCATCTACGCGGGTATTGGCGTGGTACTGGGTGGCGCCCTGGGGCTCGCCACCGGCCTGATGGGCACACGGACCGGGCTGTTGCTGGGGCTGCTGGTGGGCACCGGGGTCGGCGCGGCCGTGGCCCTTGGCCCGCCGTTATGGCGGCGGTCCTACGGTCAGCAGCCGGTCTGCGTGAGTGATGAGACACTCGAGCGGCTCACCGCCCGCCAGCTGCATCTGATCAGCGCCCTCAACCACCGCGGGCATGCCACCACCGATACGCTCGCCGGGGCGCAGTCGGCGCTTTTCGAGAACAGCGAGCGGGTGGAACTGTTGCGTGAGGCGCGCCGTCATCCGGAATGGTCATCGCTGAATGCGGCCTTCCGCGATACCGCGCGACGCAACGAGGTGATCGAGCGGATCAGCGCGAGCCTGCCCGACTTCTACATCGATTGA
- a CDS encoding SDR family NAD(P)-dependent oxidoreductase, with protein MNPKGADMHEGVGVITGAGTGIGRALAIHYAARAQPVLAIGRREAPLQALADEYPLVRAVPADVASDAGRAAIIEALGDQPIRALVHNAGVLEPVGPLLEQSAEALRSHMAINLEAPIALSRALRGRMANNGRILHVSSGAAHRAMPGWGAYCISKAALHMAYQVLKAEMGNAAVHVGSLRPGVVDTPMQSLIRSQSVDDFPAVENFRALKANDALTAPAQVATFMAAVLALPGERFSEQEWDIREHWDQVVGG; from the coding sequence ATGAACCCAAAAGGAGCCGACATGCACGAAGGCGTTGGCGTGATCACGGGCGCCGGCACGGGGATCGGCCGGGCGCTGGCCATACATTACGCGGCCAGGGCCCAGCCGGTGCTTGCCATCGGCCGGCGCGAGGCGCCGCTGCAGGCATTGGCGGATGAATATCCGCTGGTCCGCGCCGTGCCGGCGGATGTGGCCAGCGATGCCGGCCGCGCGGCAATTATCGAGGCGCTGGGCGATCAGCCGATCCGCGCACTGGTTCATAACGCCGGGGTCCTGGAGCCGGTGGGTCCGCTGCTCGAGCAGTCGGCCGAGGCGCTCCGCAGCCATATGGCCATCAATCTGGAAGCCCCGATTGCGCTCAGTCGGGCGTTGCGGGGGCGAATGGCCAACAATGGCCGCATCCTGCACGTGTCATCGGGCGCCGCGCACCGGGCCATGCCGGGTTGGGGCGCGTACTGCATCAGCAAGGCCGCGCTGCATATGGCCTATCAGGTGCTCAAGGCCGAGATGGGCAACGCCGCGGTGCATGTCGGGAGTCTGCGCCCGGGCGTGGTGGATACGCCGATGCAGTCGCTGATCCGCTCGCAATCCGTCGATGACTTTCCAGCGGTGGAGAACTTTCGCGCGCTCAAGGCCAACGATGCCCTGACGGCGCCCGCGCAGGTGGCCACCTTCATGGCGGCGGTCCTGGCGCTGCCGGGCGAGCGTTTCAGCGAACAGGAGTGGGACATCCGCGAGCACTGGGATCAGGTGGTGGGCGGTTGA
- a CDS encoding rhomboid family intramembrane serine protease, translating to MGPTNFNDNPVVLSMLVANGVGFLATMLFGPGMIAGLGLWPLGTEALSAQYVGGVPGFQIWQLVTYGFLHGGLLHLFVNMFALWMFGTSLERFWGSRPFLGFYLVCLVGAGLIQLVVATLAADSGNLYPTIGASGAVFGILLGFAMMFPEQQLMLLFPPIPIKAKYFVLFYGAFELYAGVTGSMSGVAHFAHLGGMAFGFLMITYWRGRLPIKPQRRLLR from the coding sequence ATGGGACCCACAAACTTCAATGATAACCCGGTTGTACTGTCGATGCTCGTCGCCAATGGCGTCGGTTTTCTCGCGACCATGCTGTTCGGGCCGGGAATGATCGCCGGGCTCGGCTTGTGGCCGCTCGGCACCGAGGCGCTCAGTGCGCAGTACGTCGGCGGCGTACCCGGCTTTCAGATCTGGCAGCTCGTGACCTATGGCTTTCTGCATGGCGGTCTGCTGCATCTGTTCGTGAACATGTTCGCGCTTTGGATGTTCGGGACCAGCCTCGAGCGCTTCTGGGGATCGCGCCCGTTCCTCGGGTTCTATCTTGTGTGCCTGGTCGGCGCGGGGCTGATTCAGCTGGTGGTCGCGACGCTGGCGGCCGACTCAGGCAACCTCTATCCGACCATCGGCGCATCCGGCGCGGTGTTCGGCATCCTCCTCGGTTTTGCCATGATGTTCCCGGAGCAGCAGTTGATGCTGCTGTTCCCGCCCATCCCCATCAAGGCGAAGTACTTTGTCCTGTTTTATGGGGCGTTCGAACTCTACGCGGGCGTCACCGGATCGATGTCGGGTGTGGCGCATTTCGCGCACCTTGGGGGCATGGCGTTCGGCTTTCTCATGATCACCTACTGGCGGGGGCGATTGCCCATCAAACCGCAGCGTCGGCTCCTGCGCTGA
- a CDS encoding CC/Se motif family (seleno)protein, whose protein sequence is MDSAGVRIDPRARRWLTGHGGAVTLRSAPRHGCCGGTARLPVAEPGPPASADADAYRLKTVDGIHVYLAAPLAEGVQTLTVRLEGLLGWHRLFVETPDAGGQPPDDQSM, encoded by the coding sequence ATGGACTCGGCAGGCGTTCGCATCGACCCGCGCGCCCGGCGCTGGCTGACGGGGCACGGCGGCGCCGTCACGCTCCGGTCCGCGCCGAGGCATGGTTGCTGCGGCGGCACGGCACGGCTGCCGGTGGCCGAACCCGGGCCACCGGCGTCGGCCGACGCCGACGCCTACCGCCTGAAGACGGTGGACGGGATCCATGTTTACCTCGCGGCGCCCCTTGCGGAGGGCGTGCAAACGCTGACGGTGCGCCTCGAGGGCCTGCTCGGCTGGCACCGGTTGTTCGTCGAAACACCGGATGCCGGCGGCCAACCGCCGGACGATCAATCGATGTAG
- a CDS encoding DegQ family serine endoprotease, whose product MRRALLMLLLLALPMAGQTQIVDENGNTPSLAPLVEEVSPAVVNIATSGTVEAESNPLLNDPFFRRFFDAPEQPRQREVQSLGSGVVVNADQGYVLTNHHVIAQADEITVAFNDGRELSAEIVGSDPETDIAVLQIDAEELSALPMADSDSLRVGDYTMAIGNPFGLDHTVTTGVVSGLDRTLPGNNGARLQSFIQTDASINPGNSGGALINLRGELVGINTAILSRSGGNIGIGFAVPMNMARQVMDQIIEYGEVRRGILGVRVQDLTAEMAEAFDIDRNDGALISQVTPNSPAAEAGLQAGDIVIEVNGTSIPDANAMANAIGLLRIGDAVSMTYVRDGETQTTTATVADPQLGEVSADALHPGLAGATFSELDERSPLFGQVEGVLVTDVAQGSRAAEYLQPGDVITSVNREAVDSMAAFRAQVEGSERLLLNVRRNNGAFFVLIR is encoded by the coding sequence ATGCGACGTGCACTGCTGATGTTGTTACTGCTGGCGCTGCCAATGGCCGGCCAGACACAGATTGTCGATGAAAACGGCAACACCCCAAGCCTCGCGCCTCTGGTGGAGGAGGTCTCGCCGGCGGTGGTGAACATCGCCACCTCCGGCACGGTCGAGGCCGAATCCAACCCGCTTCTCAACGACCCATTCTTCCGGCGGTTCTTTGACGCCCCCGAACAGCCGCGCCAGCGCGAAGTCCAGTCGCTGGGCTCGGGTGTGGTGGTCAATGCCGATCAGGGCTATGTGCTGACCAACCATCATGTGATCGCCCAGGCCGATGAGATTACCGTGGCGTTCAATGACGGCCGCGAGCTGTCGGCGGAAATCGTCGGCTCCGATCCGGAGACGGATATCGCCGTGCTGCAGATCGACGCGGAGGAGTTGAGCGCGCTGCCCATGGCGGACTCGGACAGCCTGCGGGTGGGCGACTACACCATGGCCATCGGCAACCCCTTCGGCCTTGATCACACCGTGACCACCGGTGTGGTAAGCGGCCTTGACCGGACGCTGCCGGGCAACAACGGGGCGCGCCTGCAGAGCTTCATCCAGACCGATGCATCCATCAATCCGGGCAACTCCGGCGGTGCGCTGATCAATCTGCGCGGCGAGCTGGTGGGCATCAATACCGCGATTCTCTCGCGCAGCGGCGGCAATATCGGCATCGGCTTTGCGGTGCCCATGAACATGGCCCGTCAGGTCATGGATCAGATCATTGAATATGGCGAGGTACGGCGCGGTATTCTGGGCGTGCGCGTCCAGGACCTGACCGCCGAGATGGCCGAGGCCTTTGACATCGACCGCAACGACGGTGCCCTGATCAGCCAGGTGACCCCCAATTCGCCCGCGGCCGAGGCAGGCCTGCAGGCCGGCGACATTGTCATTGAGGTGAATGGCACGAGCATCCCCGATGCCAATGCCATGGCCAACGCGATTGGGCTGCTCAGGATCGGTGATGCCGTCAGCATGACCTACGTCCGCGACGGGGAAACGCAGACCACCACGGCCACCGTGGCGGATCCCCAGTTGGGGGAGGTGAGTGCCGATGCGCTGCACCCGGGTCTGGCCGGTGCCACGTTCAGCGAGCTTGACGAGCGCTCGCCGCTGTTCGGTCAGGTCGAGGGCGTGCTGGTGACCGACGTCGCCCAGGGCAGCCGCGCCGCGGAGTACCTGCAGCCGGGCGATGTGATCACATCGGTCAATCGTGAAGCCGTGGATTCCATGGCGGCATTTCGCGCGCAGGTCGAGGGCAGCGAGCGGCTGCTGCTCAATGTCCGCCGCAATAACGGGGCATTCTTTGTCCTGATCCGCTGA
- a CDS encoding DUF3422 family protein has translation MVSQTGITTHTLRDTLLKEAHARPFESLEAPLRVSHLLMHTGTSGRSEEVAHLTALCERLRVDPPDAEAGHFTLEARGFRLRWERHTEFSTYTIFVSGAESEPFAEPASTQLPTQWLPQLPGELLAATHVTLVGANGVSTNIDSLGRYFQADSLAGSYCSGGAASVWTDFMADRDGFLRFLVVDESLNPMQAGRLVQRLLELETYRFMALLGFPLARELSPEITEMETQLGTLMDQLSDVSDLADERDLLSALSDLSARVERLMARTNFRFSATAAYGTLVRRRLQVLREQRIEGVSTLDEFMERRLAPALDTCVHIGDRLERISKRVSRGANLLRTRVDVALEAQNRDLLESMNRRARLQLRLQETVEGLSVVILSYYTVSLISYAFDGLAGAGILANGRIATAVAIPIVIALVAFGIRRSRGRILRDDADAG, from the coding sequence ATGGTCAGTCAAACCGGCATCACCACGCACACCCTTCGGGACACCCTGCTCAAAGAGGCGCATGCGCGGCCGTTCGAGAGCCTGGAGGCCCCCCTTCGCGTCTCACACCTGCTGATGCATACCGGCACCAGCGGCCGCAGCGAGGAAGTCGCCCACCTCACCGCACTCTGCGAGCGGCTGCGGGTCGATCCACCGGATGCAGAAGCGGGCCACTTCACCCTGGAAGCCCGGGGCTTTCGCCTGCGCTGGGAGCGGCACACCGAGTTTTCCACCTACACCATCTTTGTCAGCGGTGCCGAGTCCGAGCCATTCGCCGAGCCGGCGAGCACGCAGCTGCCCACCCAGTGGCTGCCGCAACTGCCCGGCGAGCTGCTGGCGGCGACCCACGTCACCCTGGTGGGCGCCAATGGGGTGTCCACGAATATCGATTCACTGGGGCGGTACTTTCAGGCGGACAGCCTTGCCGGCAGTTACTGCAGTGGCGGTGCCGCGTCGGTATGGACCGATTTCATGGCCGATCGCGACGGTTTTCTGCGCTTTCTGGTGGTCGACGAAAGCCTCAACCCCATGCAGGCCGGGCGGCTTGTCCAGCGCCTGCTCGAGCTGGAAACCTACCGTTTCATGGCGCTGCTTGGCTTTCCGCTGGCGCGGGAGCTCTCCCCGGAGATCACCGAGATGGAGACCCAGCTCGGGACGCTGATGGATCAGCTGTCCGATGTCTCGGATCTGGCGGACGAACGCGACCTGCTGTCGGCCCTGTCGGATCTCTCCGCGCGGGTCGAGCGGCTCATGGCCCGGACCAACTTCCGCTTCAGCGCGACGGCGGCCTACGGCACGCTGGTCAGACGCCGCCTGCAGGTCCTGCGCGAGCAGCGCATCGAAGGGGTCAGCACCCTCGATGAATTCATGGAGCGCCGCCTGGCGCCCGCCCTGGATACCTGTGTGCACATCGGCGATCGCCTTGAGCGCATCTCCAAGCGGGTCAGCCGCGGTGCCAATCTGCTGCGAACCCGGGTGGATGTCGCGCTGGAAGCGCAGAACCGGGATCTGCTGGAGTCAATGAACCGACGCGCCCGCCTGCAGCTGCGGCTCCAGGAGACCGTCGAGGGGCTCTCGGTGGTCATCCTCAGCTACTACACGGTGTCATTGATCAGCTACGCCTTCGACGGGCTGGCCGGGGCCGGCATTCTCGCCAACGGGCGCATCGCCACGGCCGTGGCCATCCCGATCGTGATTGCCCTGGTGGCCTTCGGGATCCGGCGCTCCCGGGGCCGTATCCTGCGCGATGATGCCGACGCGGGCTGA
- a CDS encoding DUF2868 domain-containing protein, with protein sequence MALNFHEWLLTESVRLHEQQHGRRRDDETANAVARSTRGAMTDQLAARASTLPLASGTAADVRRLQLGAAGAVSLVIIGAAFAGMLVARSSLQPEGIDTQTAQVALVGLPTLALLGWLAVTAVRRLRGLNGGLAGAVARIALESLGPRWLRGDLAADVTRAGVYLLRTRGGQACLAAAVHATWLAYTGAAVAALLSAGSGLAPTTQIALYAALPRLLLMLGYTALAGYLSRRMTLDVTLPGYLQLRDRVHAGSVPANQSEAPMATLPRAPRQADETASGPVRVFAAERTADDLQAAVPDLDAAVLGSVDTRSERRALASVLRERPHPPPGLLATCSVLRTPDTGTAQILGDMAETAGAPLILVLHDRLALLERGGDPDARIADWHRLADSIGADCVVFDHHQPDPAAIASIRQWTHDAEAL encoded by the coding sequence ATGGCGCTCAATTTTCACGAATGGTTGCTCACCGAATCGGTGCGACTTCATGAGCAGCAGCACGGTCGCCGCCGCGACGATGAAACGGCCAACGCCGTGGCACGCTCGACCCGTGGCGCAATGACCGATCAGCTGGCGGCCCGCGCGTCGACACTGCCGCTGGCATCGGGTACCGCCGCGGATGTCCGGCGCCTGCAGCTTGGCGCCGCTGGCGCCGTCAGCCTGGTGATCATCGGCGCCGCCTTCGCGGGGATGCTGGTTGCCCGATCCAGTCTCCAGCCGGAAGGCATCGACACTCAGACGGCCCAGGTGGCGCTTGTGGGCCTTCCCACCCTTGCCCTGCTGGGCTGGCTTGCGGTGACGGCCGTTCGTCGCCTACGGGGCCTTAACGGCGGTCTTGCGGGGGCTGTTGCGCGCATCGCCCTTGAATCCCTTGGTCCACGATGGCTGCGCGGTGATCTGGCGGCGGATGTGACCCGTGCCGGGGTCTATCTGCTGCGAACGCGTGGCGGTCAGGCGTGCCTGGCGGCCGCGGTGCATGCGACATGGCTCGCTTATACGGGCGCGGCCGTCGCGGCTTTACTCAGCGCCGGCTCCGGGCTGGCACCGACCACTCAGATCGCGCTCTACGCGGCGCTGCCGCGGCTGCTCCTGATGCTGGGCTACACCGCTCTCGCGGGCTATCTCAGCCGGCGCATGACACTGGATGTCACGCTGCCGGGCTACCTGCAGCTGCGCGACCGGGTGCATGCCGGCTCGGTCCCGGCCAATCAGTCCGAGGCGCCGATGGCGACCCTGCCGCGCGCCCCGCGTCAGGCCGATGAAACCGCCAGCGGCCCAGTGCGGGTGTTTGCCGCTGAGCGCACCGCCGATGATCTTCAGGCCGCCGTGCCCGATCTCGACGCCGCGGTGCTGGGATCGGTGGATACCCGATCCGAGCGCCGCGCCCTCGCCTCGGTGTTGCGTGAGCGCCCGCACCCGCCGCCCGGGCTGCTCGCCACCTGCTCGGTGCTGCGCACGCCCGATACCGGCACGGCGCAGATCCTCGGTGACATGGCCGAGACGGCCGGCGCGCCGCTCATTCTTGTGCTGCACGACCGCCTTGCGCTTCTGGAGCGCGGCGGCGATCCCGACGCCCGTATCGCCGACTGGCACCGGCTCGCTGATTCCATCGGCGCCGATTGTGTCGTATTCGATCATCATCAACCGGATCCGGCGGCGATTGCCTCCATTCGCCAATGGACCCATGACGCGGAGGCCTTATGA
- a CDS encoding D-2-hydroxyacid dehydrogenase, which produces MSETVFLDRDTLDRGDLDLSALADLSDAWRPVGRTAPDAISETIGEARIAITNKCVIGAPTLDACPQLALINVVATGVNNIDVEAARARGVTVTHCRGYGIEAVSQHAITLMLALSTRLVDYHQAVQRGRWAQSPDFCLLDYPIRELAGQTLVVVGYGDLGAAVAHKAEALGMTVQLAERPGVADPRPGRLSFEAGVECADVLTLHCPLTDATHRMIDARVLGRMKSTALLINTARGGLIDEPALAHALRTGGIGGAGLDVLSAEPPVNGNPLLAPGLPNLIITPHSAWGSRRARQRIVEQSIENLRAWMAGAPIRCVT; this is translated from the coding sequence ATGAGCGAAACGGTCTTCCTCGACCGGGATACGCTGGATCGCGGCGACCTCGATCTGAGTGCCCTGGCGGACCTCAGCGACGCCTGGCGCCCGGTCGGCCGTACCGCGCCCGATGCGATCAGTGAGACCATCGGTGAGGCGCGCATCGCCATCACCAACAAGTGTGTGATTGGTGCGCCCACGTTGGATGCCTGCCCGCAGCTTGCGCTGATCAATGTGGTGGCGACTGGCGTGAACAACATCGACGTCGAGGCCGCCCGGGCCCGCGGCGTCACCGTGACCCATTGCCGCGGTTATGGCATCGAAGCGGTGAGTCAGCACGCGATCACACTCATGCTGGCGCTATCCACCCGGCTGGTGGACTACCACCAGGCCGTCCAGCGCGGACGCTGGGCCCAGTCGCCGGACTTCTGCCTGCTTGACTACCCGATCCGCGAGCTTGCCGGGCAGACACTGGTGGTGGTGGGTTATGGCGATCTGGGGGCGGCGGTGGCCCATAAGGCCGAAGCCCTGGGCATGACCGTCCAGCTTGCCGAACGCCCGGGCGTCGCGGACCCGCGCCCGGGCCGGCTGTCGTTCGAGGCGGGGGTCGAGTGCGCCGATGTCCTGACGCTGCACTGTCCGCTGACTGACGCCACTCACCGGATGATCGACGCCCGCGTCCTCGGGCGCATGAAATCCACCGCACTTCTGATCAATACCGCCCGCGGTGGGCTGATTGACGAGCCGGCACTGGCGCATGCGCTGCGCACGGGCGGGATCGGCGGGGCAGGGCTGGACGTTCTGTCCGCTGAACCACCGGTCAATGGCAATCCATTGCTCGCGCCCGGGCTGCCGAACCTGATCATCACGCCGCACAGTGCGTGGGGCAGCCGGCGCGCCCGTCAGCGGATCGTCGAGCAGAGTATCGAGAACCTGCGCGCCTGGATGGCCGGTGCGCCCATAAGGTGTGTGACATGA